The Staphylothermus marinus F1 genome has a segment encoding these proteins:
- the alaXM gene encoding alanyl-tRNA editing protein AlaXM, with protein MTTKLLYQYDSYLKENTATIREVIGNKIVFDTTIFHPRSGGVDHDTGKLVKDNKEYRVVQVLFDKNIGDVVHIVDGEHDLKAGDVVKQVIDWNRRYKLMRLHTAAHILASVMYRDYGALITGGNISEEYAYDDYSLEEFNKELFLDVVEKANQIIKRNIEVKVYWLPREEALKIPGIVKLAKRMPPNIDMLRIVEIPGVDIQADGGPHVKNTGEIGEIVPLKIVNKGRKRKRLYYTVKP; from the coding sequence ATGACTACAAAGCTCTTGTACCAATATGACTCGTATTTAAAGGAGAATACTGCAACAATAAGGGAAGTTATTGGTAATAAGATAGTGTTTGATACAACAATTTTTCATCCTAGAAGCGGCGGTGTCGATCACGATACTGGTAAATTAGTTAAAGATAACAAAGAATATAGAGTTGTCCAAGTTTTGTTTGATAAAAATATTGGTGATGTAGTTCATATTGTTGATGGAGAACATGATCTTAAGGCGGGTGATGTCGTTAAACAAGTTATTGACTGGAATAGAAGATATAAGCTTATGAGACTACATACAGCAGCTCATATATTGGCTTCTGTTATGTATAGGGATTATGGAGCATTAATTACTGGCGGCAATATTTCCGAAGAATACGCCTATGACGATTATAGCCTCGAGGAATTCAATAAAGAACTATTTCTAGATGTTGTTGAAAAAGCGAATCAGATTATTAAGCGCAATATTGAAGTTAAGGTTTATTGGTTACCAAGGGAGGAAGCCTTAAAAATACCTGGCATTGTGAAACTAGCTAAACGCATGCCTCCAAATATTGATATGTTAAGAATAGTTGAAATACCTGGTGTTGATATACAAGCTGACGGCGGCCCCCACGTTAAGAATACAGGTGAGATCGGCGAGATTGTTCCATTGAAGATTGTCAATAAGGGTAGAAAGAGGAAGAGGTTATACTATACAGTTAAACCTTAA
- a CDS encoding ZIP family metal transporter, whose amino-acid sequence MDSLVDYILQGIIGLPPTYQLFFIGLIPAVLTSIGSFPVILGKKISEKYIYAGLGFSGGVMLVALFTSLLIPSLDMGCYLCVYTGFIVGALTIYVLDKSLPHLHFIKGYEGPKWFRRTYMRMLLVVLAIIIHNIPEGMAVGVSTIYGLKDGVLVALAIGIQDIPEGLAVSLPYYSVSKDMRKSLALGVISGFSELAAAYIPLGVVVLFSNVLELLMPFLMSFSAGAMIYVVVHELIPETYSHGHDDLSTLGFFTGFIIMFLLDTFLG is encoded by the coding sequence TTGGATAGCCTAGTAGATTATATTTTACAGGGAATAATAGGGCTGCCTCCTACATATCAGTTATTCTTCATTGGACTTATACCGGCCGTGCTGACTTCTATTGGTTCTTTTCCAGTAATTCTAGGAAAGAAGATCAGTGAAAAATACATATATGCTGGATTAGGTTTTTCAGGTGGAGTAATGCTTGTTGCTTTATTCACCAGCTTATTAATTCCCTCATTAGATATGGGTTGTTATCTATGTGTTTATACTGGATTTATAGTTGGCGCTTTAACAATTTATGTACTAGATAAATCTCTTCCGCATTTACATTTTATTAAAGGGTATGAGGGGCCTAAGTGGTTTCGTAGAACATACATGCGGATGCTTCTAGTTGTTCTAGCAATAATTATACATAATATTCCTGAAGGTATGGCGGTTGGTGTATCAACTATTTATGGATTAAAAGATGGAGTACTAGTAGCCTTGGCTATTGGTATACAGGACATACCGGAGGGCTTAGCTGTATCTCTTCCTTATTATAGTGTTTCAAAAGACATGCGGAAATCATTGGCTCTAGGAGTGATTAGCGGTTTTTCCGAATTAGCGGCTGCATATATTCCTCTAGGCGTAGTTGTCTTGTTCAGCAATGTTCTAGAACTACTCATGCCTTTCCTAATGAGTTTCTCAGCTGGTGCAATGATATATGTTGTCGTCCACGAGCTTATCCCGGAAACATATAGTCACGGCCACGATGATTTATCAACGCTCGGCTTCTTTACCGGTTTTATTATAATGTTTCTCCTCGACACTTTTCTCGGCTAA
- a CDS encoding MBL fold metallo-hydrolase, whose translation MSFSVKLIVLNDNVGKLGLLNDWGWSIYIEVMGEKLLFDANTSPEIIRFNAEQLGVNLEKLDYCFLSHHHSDHYGGFKYFTNLKRKLKIYAPPGDVNYLKNYNLIPIIIREPTKLSINTWSTGPLKHGYLYEHGLFIYNEETNPILIVGCSHPGVDKLSEITKKITGKNLFLVIGGFHSPPRSVIDSLARITKHICPTHCSGEATKDYVKKKYPEKYCEARTGSIITIKGQKIEVIY comes from the coding sequence ATGAGTTTCTCGGTTAAGTTGATTGTGTTAAATGATAATGTTGGTAAGCTTGGTCTACTCAATGATTGGGGGTGGAGCATATATATTGAAGTTATGGGTGAAAAACTGCTTTTCGATGCCAATACTTCTCCGGAAATAATAAGGTTTAATGCTGAACAATTAGGAGTTAATTTAGAGAAACTAGATTATTGTTTCTTAAGCCATCACCACAGTGATCATTATGGTGGATTCAAATATTTCACTAATTTGAAACGTAAACTAAAAATCTATGCACCACCTGGTGATGTTAATTATTTGAAAAACTATAATCTTATACCAATAATCATACGTGAACCAACAAAATTGTCAATAAATACGTGGAGCACTGGCCCCCTCAAACACGGTTATCTATATGAGCATGGATTATTTATTTATAATGAAGAAACAAATCCGATACTTATAGTTGGATGTAGTCATCCAGGTGTAGATAAACTATCGGAGATCACGAAGAAGATCACTGGTAAAAACTTATTCTTAGTGATCGGAGGATTCCATTCTCCACCGAGAAGTGTTATTGATAGTTTAGCACGTATTACAAAACATATATGTCCTACTCATTGTAGCGGCGAAGCAACCAAGGACTATGTTAAGAAAAAATATCCGGAGAAATACTGTGAGGCTAGAACGGGTTCTATAATAACAATTAAGGGCCAAAAAATAGAAGTTATATATTAG
- a CDS encoding ribbon-helix-helix protein, CopG family produces the protein MVLKVVTFKADEDLVEKIDEYASILGISRSELIRMALERLILEMTKIEDRKINKEINSEVVIVI, from the coding sequence ATGGTTTTAAAAGTAGTCACTTTTAAAGCGGATGAAGATTTAGTTGAGAAAATAGATGAATACGCATCAATCCTAGGTATTTCACGTAGTGAACTAATAAGAATGGCGCTTGAAAGACTAATACTGGAAATGACGAAAATAGAAGATAGAAAAATCAATAAGGAAATAAATAGTGAAGTAGTAATTGTAATATAA
- a CDS encoding alpha-mannosidase: MDIKVFLTGYSHIDSEWLWPLEESLRVVNETFSQVINLMEKYNDLFFVTGSSLYYEYVEKNDNVLFNKIKHFVERGRWELSGGFIEFDANMASGESIVRQLVMSQKYFYQHFNKYAEILFLPDSFGFPSSLPQLLRKSRIKYFVTSKLRWNDTNDFSYPIFIWRSNDGSKVLAYITPLDYNEFLTNYGRIIFVVYEQLRKQEIPAVLIIYGKGDHGGGIDEDTIKNIIEWRRRKERFISINPSRIRDFFKYVEKHYTDKLPIYIGELYLEFHRGTYTVGSFIKKLNRYNEELLLSIEKLYTILNILFNIEYPSIVEKFWRLLLINQGHDALSATLSPNVYIEVRTRAYMLFKQLLKLYRRGLDKILEKTNGKYVLFNPNNFPLTTYMRVRGSIEGIFQDLGDNEKLVYVRNIPPLGFKVINSFNDIPSDAVKINEDKDFIFLENNYLKIIIDKKKCLVTNIFDKRLNLNILRKPIRLRMYSDLPMPTRGRLFAAGLFDAWETYYLDGLNKYLYKDLEPVEVEIKHRGPLYASVYCRYIYKQWFRRGYADISAEIGLYADKPYVEIYLDMIWRTKHKMLKLLIPLNIDSETAVFEAPYGVIERKDPLRSSDPFDKAKYEVPGHSWVDVSNGEFGVSIITDSKYGYSWMNGAIGVSLLRSPLFPIREAYAGYVEEYRHVQNKMLDLKFSKLKGLTKKILNFLLMINTYLSYLRFSKRPLYMDQGRRTARIWIYPHKGTYVEGKTYRVARELLTIHMLGYKNNSANKNTSISVMNVEPDNIVITTVKQLKPGKILLRVYNPINKTIIACLRTSFKYNKVYETDFLGNTLNYLEEDNGCIKLCFKPYEVKTIIFT; this comes from the coding sequence TTGGATATAAAAGTATTCCTTACAGGATATTCTCATATCGATAGTGAGTGGCTCTGGCCTCTAGAAGAATCTCTACGTGTTGTTAATGAAACATTTTCTCAAGTTATAAATTTAATGGAGAAATACAATGATTTATTCTTTGTTACGGGTTCTTCTCTTTACTATGAATATGTCGAGAAGAACGATAATGTCTTGTTTAACAAGATCAAACACTTCGTGGAGAGAGGCCGCTGGGAGCTTTCCGGAGGATTTATAGAGTTTGACGCAAACATGGCTTCGGGAGAATCAATTGTTAGACAACTTGTTATGAGCCAGAAATATTTTTATCAACATTTCAACAAGTATGCTGAGATATTGTTTTTACCTGATTCCTTCGGCTTCCCCTCCAGCCTTCCACAACTACTTAGAAAATCCAGAATCAAATACTTTGTTACATCGAAGCTTAGATGGAACGATACAAATGATTTCTCATATCCTATTTTTATTTGGCGTAGTAATGATGGTAGCAAGGTATTAGCGTATATTACTCCTCTAGATTATAATGAGTTCTTAACCAATTATGGAAGAATAATATTTGTTGTTTATGAACAATTAAGAAAACAAGAGATCCCAGCAGTACTGATAATTTATGGTAAAGGAGATCATGGTGGCGGAATAGATGAGGATACTATAAAGAATATAATAGAATGGCGTAGACGAAAAGAAAGATTTATATCAATAAATCCTTCACGAATAAGGGATTTTTTCAAATATGTCGAAAAACACTACACTGATAAACTCCCCATATACATAGGGGAGCTCTACTTAGAGTTTCATAGAGGAACATATACGGTTGGTTCGTTTATTAAGAAGCTTAACAGATATAATGAAGAATTATTGTTAAGCATAGAGAAACTCTACACGATACTCAATATTTTATTCAATATAGAATATCCAAGCATTGTCGAGAAGTTCTGGCGCCTACTACTGATAAATCAGGGACACGATGCTTTATCAGCTACATTATCACCTAACGTATACATAGAAGTTAGGACCAGGGCATACATGTTATTTAAGCAATTACTAAAACTATATCGAAGAGGACTCGACAAAATATTGGAGAAAACTAATGGAAAATATGTATTGTTTAACCCGAATAATTTCCCATTAACTACATATATGAGGGTTCGTGGAAGCATAGAAGGTATATTCCAGGATCTAGGAGATAATGAAAAACTAGTATATGTAAGAAACATTCCGCCCCTAGGATTTAAAGTTATAAATTCATTTAATGATATACCCAGCGATGCCGTCAAGATAAATGAAGATAAAGATTTCATATTTCTTGAAAACAACTATTTGAAAATAATAATCGATAAAAAGAAGTGTTTGGTAACAAACATTTTTGATAAGCGTTTAAACCTTAATATTCTCAGAAAACCTATTCGGTTAAGAATGTATAGCGACCTACCCATGCCTACTAGAGGAAGATTATTTGCTGCAGGATTATTTGATGCTTGGGAAACATATTATCTTGACGGATTAAACAAGTATTTATACAAGGATTTAGAGCCCGTAGAAGTAGAGATAAAACATCGCGGACCACTATATGCATCAGTTTATTGTAGGTACATCTATAAACAATGGTTTAGAAGGGGATATGCTGATATATCGGCTGAGATCGGTTTATATGCTGACAAACCATATGTCGAGATATATTTAGACATGATATGGAGAACAAAACATAAAATGCTCAAGCTTCTCATACCATTAAATATCGATTCAGAAACCGCGGTATTCGAAGCTCCTTACGGAGTTATAGAAAGAAAAGACCCTCTAAGATCAAGTGATCCATTTGATAAGGCAAAATACGAAGTACCAGGGCATTCATGGGTAGATGTATCAAACGGCGAATTCGGTGTATCCATTATTACTGATTCAAAGTATGGATATAGCTGGATGAACGGTGCAATAGGAGTGAGCTTGCTTAGATCACCATTATTCCCTATTAGAGAAGCGTATGCAGGCTATGTGGAAGAATATAGACATGTTCAGAATAAAATGCTTGACTTAAAGTTTTCAAAGCTTAAAGGCTTAACAAAGAAGATACTAAACTTCTTATTAATGATAAACACGTACCTATCATATTTGAGATTTTCTAAAAGACCCCTCTACATGGATCAAGGACGTAGAACAGCGCGGATATGGATATATCCACATAAGGGAACATATGTGGAGGGCAAAACATATCGTGTTGCTAGAGAACTTCTAACAATCCACATGCTTGGTTATAAGAATAATTCAGCGAATAAAAACACTAGTATTTCAGTGATGAATGTTGAGCCAGACAATATAGTGATTACAACTGTTAAACAATTAAAGCCAGGCAAGATATTGTTGAGAGTATATAACCCCATAAACAAAACAATTATTGCTTGTTTAAGAACAAGCTTCAAGTACAATAAGGTCTACGAGACAGATTTCCTAGGAAATACGCTTAATTACTTAGAAGAAGATAATGGATGTATAAAATTATGTTTTAAACCATACGAGGTTAAAACAATTATTTTTACGTAA
- a CDS encoding ABC transporter ATP-binding protein, producing the protein MADVELRNVTKRFGKTIAVDNVSFKVYDKEFFVLLGPSGSGKTTTLRIIAGLEDPDEGDVLIYGKVVNDVPPHKRDIAMVFQNYALYPHMTVYKNLSFPLENMGLSKTEIDRRVKAVAEMLHISHLLDRKPSQLSGGEQQRVALGRALVRRPSVFLMDEPLSNLDAKLRVYMRAQLKRMQKELGITTIYVTHDQAEAMTMGDRIAVMNKGKIMQIGRPYDLYNKPANLFVAGFIGSPPMNFFDAAFKVVNNEYILDAGEFTLKLDKEIGRIILEKLGETDVIVGIRPEHIDIVNEKEENTIEAEVYVIEPLGAQTVIDVKIGDYIFKILMKGQLEYRIGEKILIRPQINRIHIFKNGKTII; encoded by the coding sequence ATGGCCGATGTAGAGTTAAGGAATGTGACTAAAAGGTTTGGAAAAACAATTGCTGTAGACAACGTATCCTTTAAAGTATATGATAAAGAATTCTTTGTATTGTTAGGTCCTAGTGGTAGTGGTAAAACAACAACACTTAGGATTATTGCTGGGCTCGAAGATCCTGATGAAGGAGATGTTTTAATATATGGTAAAGTTGTAAATGATGTTCCGCCACATAAGAGAGATATTGCTATGGTTTTCCAAAACTATGCATTATATCCACATATGACTGTTTATAAGAACTTGTCTTTTCCACTAGAAAACATGGGTTTAAGCAAAACAGAAATTGATCGTAGGGTTAAAGCTGTTGCGGAGATGCTTCATATAAGCCACCTACTTGATCGTAAACCATCTCAGTTATCAGGAGGAGAACAGCAGAGAGTTGCTTTGGGAAGAGCACTTGTTAGAAGACCAAGCGTCTTCTTAATGGACGAGCCTCTCAGCAATCTTGACGCTAAACTAAGAGTATATATGAGGGCACAACTTAAAAGAATGCAGAAAGAACTAGGAATAACAACTATTTATGTAACACATGACCAAGCAGAAGCTATGACTATGGGTGATAGAATAGCAGTCATGAATAAAGGCAAAATAATGCAGATTGGCAGACCTTATGATCTCTACAATAAACCCGCAAACCTCTTCGTTGCTGGATTCATTGGTTCACCACCAATGAACTTCTTTGACGCTGCCTTCAAAGTGGTAAATAATGAATATATACTAGATGCTGGCGAGTTCACACTGAAACTAGATAAGGAAATAGGTAGGATTATCTTGGAAAAACTAGGTGAAACAGATGTAATTGTAGGTATAAGACCTGAACACATAGACATAGTTAATGAAAAAGAAGAGAATACGATTGAAGCCGAAGTATACGTTATTGAGCCCCTAGGAGCACAAACAGTAATAGACGTGAAAATCGGAGACTACATATTCAAAATTCTTATGAAAGGACAACTTGAATATAGAATAGGGGAGAAAATCCTAATAAGACCCCAGATTAATAGAATCCATATATTCAAAAACGGTAAAACGATAATATGA
- a CDS encoding carbohydrate ABC transporter permease, which translates to MKIKSSIKRILLYFFLVILAIAWIMPVYIAIIAGFKSNREIYSTNVLQPPMNPTVDPWVEAWNRISRAFINSIIISLSATALSVIIGTMAGYYLSRYRFKGAQALFFSIAVASFIPYQIVLIPIVRIFSTIHLMGTIPGLILAYTLLFSPWAALISAAFFMTVPKELEEAAFIDGSSPIKTFFKVVFPVAIPGIISTTIIIFMNIWNEFLIAVALSTTPVVRPVQPEIANLRGTTTVSWNTLMAGSIIAILPPTIIIILLGRFFVSGLLAGALKGA; encoded by the coding sequence ATGAAGATAAAATCATCTATTAAAAGAATTCTTCTGTACTTCTTCTTAGTAATCCTAGCTATTGCATGGATAATGCCTGTATATATTGCCATTATAGCGGGTTTTAAGAGTAATAGAGAGATTTATTCCACTAATGTATTACAACCACCTATGAATCCAACAGTAGATCCTTGGGTTGAGGCATGGAATAGGATAAGTAGAGCGTTCATTAACAGCATAATTATATCTCTATCCGCCACTGCTTTATCGGTTATTATTGGTACTATGGCTGGATACTATTTGTCAAGATATAGGTTTAAGGGTGCACAAGCATTATTCTTCTCAATAGCGGTTGCTTCTTTTATTCCTTACCAGATTGTATTGATACCTATAGTTAGAATATTTTCTACTATCCACTTAATGGGAACAATTCCCGGTTTAATACTTGCTTACACCTTACTCTTCAGCCCGTGGGCTGCTCTCATATCTGCAGCGTTTTTCATGACTGTACCCAAGGAGCTTGAAGAAGCAGCATTTATTGATGGTTCTTCGCCTATTAAGACATTTTTTAAAGTGGTTTTCCCAGTAGCTATTCCGGGAATAATATCTACTACGATAATAATCTTCATGAATATTTGGAACGAGTTCCTCATAGCTGTTGCATTATCCACGACTCCCGTAGTTAGGCCTGTTCAGCCGGAAATAGCTAATTTGAGAGGTACAACTACCGTTTCATGGAATACTCTAATGGCTGGCTCTATAATAGCTATATTACCTCCAACAATAATTATTATTCTTCTGGGGAGATTTTTTGTGAGCGGTCTCTTAGCTGGAGCACTTAAGGGTGCTTAG
- a CDS encoding carbohydrate ABC transporter permease: MPKLVSIKDFILFLGPIILITAVLYYMIGETIYVSMSDWWSMKPSFNFVGLENFRRVISTQRFWIAFRNNVIWILIFVIPTSFLGLVIAYLMMISGKETIFRTIFLIPTAMSMVVSATIWIWMYGREGAINTILNALGFKVSYGWIDNPRTALYALIFVTVWLYLGFAVVIFEATIKGIDKSIIEAAKIDGASDFKIFYRIILPLSRSGFLVSIPLLSLAILKLFDLVFVATRGGPGLATDVLANYMWDATFSMRFFAYGAAIAVVIFGLSLVIVIPYALTALRRWFGR, from the coding sequence ATGCCTAAGCTAGTCAGTATTAAGGATTTCATTTTATTTCTCGGACCAATAATTTTGATAACAGCTGTTCTCTATTATATGATTGGAGAAACGATTTATGTTTCTATGAGTGATTGGTGGAGTATGAAGCCGAGTTTTAACTTTGTTGGTTTAGAGAATTTTCGGAGAGTGATTAGTACTCAGCGCTTCTGGATCGCTTTTAGAAATAATGTTATTTGGATACTTATATTTGTTATCCCCACCAGTTTTCTCGGGTTAGTAATAGCGTATTTAATGATGATATCAGGTAAAGAAACGATTTTTAGAACCATATTTTTAATTCCTACAGCTATGTCGATGGTTGTATCTGCAACTATATGGATATGGATGTATGGTAGGGAGGGAGCTATAAATACCATACTTAATGCTTTAGGTTTTAAGGTTTCATATGGATGGATAGATAATCCTAGAACGGCATTGTATGCATTAATATTTGTAACGGTATGGCTTTATCTAGGCTTCGCAGTTGTAATTTTCGAGGCTACAATTAAAGGTATTGATAAATCTATAATAGAGGCAGCTAAAATTGATGGAGCATCTGATTTTAAAATATTTTATAGAATAATTTTACCATTATCTAGATCCGGTTTTCTAGTCTCTATACCATTGCTTTCTCTAGCTATTCTCAAACTATTCGATCTAGTATTTGTTGCTACTCGTGGAGGTCCAGGTCTTGCAACTGATGTTCTCGCAAACTATATGTGGGATGCAACATTTTCTATGAGATTCTTCGCGTATGGTGCAGCTATAGCTGTTGTAATATTCGGGTTATCGCTTGTAATAGTTATCCCCTATGCCTTAACAGCGTTAAGAAGGTGGTTTGGTAGATGA
- a CDS encoding ABC transporter substrate-binding protein, with the protein MSYSAITKSTAIIITLLVIIGILAGIAWWGWSRTPAPATTITTPPTTPTTTTTTTATPPQAELVIYHWWTAGGEREAINAVFQVFKQKYPNIQIVENPVAGGAGSVMKSVIIGLLAAGTPPDTFQVHAGAELKEYVDAGYLAPIDDIWSKLGLDKVIPSTLQVMCKFNGHYYAVPIDVHRSNVLWYNPKIFNELGIINKFGDPRNWSVDTLLQVARYIKQQRPDIAPIALASRNKWPVTHLFEVLLANAGGPETYVKFFTGKFNYNDPNDPVVQTVKKVLTVMATMAKEGLFNSNHPELTWDQAAALVAEGKAAMFIHGDWVAGYYIANNYKYGKDWAAAPFPKNIFILLSDAFELPKNAPHPEAAKDWLMVVGSKEAQEKFNLIKGSIPARTDVSPKYPDPYRPETAEDFQKSTLIPSAVHGGIAKEAFMTDLHNILTSMLTAVSVGTPVDNAVNTALAQILQSVKTSGLASFWKGYTIDYFITKR; encoded by the coding sequence ATGTCCTATTCAGCTATAACTAAATCCACAGCTATTATTATTACTCTACTAGTTATAATAGGCATCCTTGCTGGAATTGCTTGGTGGGGCTGGTCTAGAACACCTGCACCCGCCACAACCATTACTACACCACCAACCACTCCTACGACCACTACTACGACCACAGCCACTCCTCCCCAAGCTGAGCTAGTAATATATCATTGGTGGACAGCTGGTGGAGAGCGTGAAGCTATAAATGCTGTGTTTCAAGTGTTTAAACAGAAGTATCCCAACATTCAGATTGTTGAGAACCCGGTTGCAGGTGGTGCAGGAAGTGTAATGAAATCTGTCATTATAGGATTATTAGCAGCGGGAACTCCTCCTGATACTTTCCAAGTTCACGCCGGAGCCGAGCTTAAAGAATATGTTGATGCAGGCTACTTAGCTCCAATAGATGATATATGGAGTAAGCTAGGTCTCGACAAAGTTATTCCTTCAACATTACAGGTTATGTGTAAATTTAACGGACATTATTATGCTGTTCCAATAGATGTCCATAGATCTAATGTCTTATGGTATAATCCAAAGATCTTTAATGAGCTTGGAATAATCAATAAATTTGGTGATCCTAGAAACTGGAGTGTTGATACATTATTACAGGTTGCAAGATATATTAAACAACAAAGACCCGATATAGCCCCGATCGCATTAGCTTCTAGAAATAAGTGGCCTGTGACTCATTTATTTGAAGTATTATTAGCGAACGCAGGCGGTCCAGAAACTTATGTAAAATTCTTCACAGGTAAATTCAACTATAATGATCCAAACGATCCAGTTGTACAAACAGTAAAAAAGGTATTAACAGTCATGGCTACAATGGCTAAAGAGGGATTATTTAATTCAAACCACCCCGAGCTAACATGGGATCAAGCAGCCGCATTAGTTGCTGAAGGAAAAGCTGCTATGTTTATTCATGGAGATTGGGTTGCAGGATACTATATAGCCAATAATTATAAGTATGGAAAAGACTGGGCTGCAGCACCATTCCCCAAGAACATATTCATATTATTATCGGATGCCTTCGAGCTTCCAAAGAATGCACCTCATCCTGAAGCCGCTAAAGACTGGTTAATGGTTGTTGGTTCAAAGGAGGCACAGGAGAAATTTAATTTAATAAAAGGTTCAATACCTGCTAGAACCGATGTATCGCCCAAATATCCTGACCCATATAGGCCTGAGACAGCTGAAGACTTCCAGAAATCAACGCTCATACCAAGTGCGGTTCATGGAGGTATAGCTAAGGAAGCTTTCATGACTGATCTACATAATATATTAACAAGTATGTTGACAGCAGTAAGTGTTGGAACACCCGTGGATAACGCTGTAAACACTGCTTTGGCACAGATTCTACAGTCTGTCAAAACTAGCGGGTTAGCCTCATTCTGGAAGGGATACACAATAGACTATTTCATAACTAAGAGATAA
- a CDS encoding RNA-guided endonuclease TnpB family protein, translating to MRVYATVKVEAVAPDPSSHHRLYLFLKSYRDWTQYVIDQIWFEDKTPSMRELHSRFYGLLRSMGFRAHHCHKIERRAKEIVKGVKKNNGSKPVLRKLTARIDYEDYKLDLENKVLKIAMLNNECVVLKLKWYSYINKYLNSDWKLKEILVSFRNNNIWIYLVFEREVVFRKPRTVMGVDINFDNITYTILDMNGRLMSMGTIPFKGLRKALHYKKLAEKLQRRYPRNWRFVKWVRRVRGRWLRRAKNILRDTSHYVAKKIVGIADEHDSVIVLEDLENIKKNNRSKKFNWRIHFWAYRRIQEYIYYKALMKSIPVVFIDPKYTSKKSPIGGKLIFLNYKYVKLPNGFIVTRDIVASWNLALKYLQMKGSRWSMWSPNSPHDEGMKTQPKRGKPMQVSIISKITKK from the coding sequence GTGAGGGTTTATGCAACCGTTAAGGTTGAAGCGGTTGCCCCCGATCCCAGCTCCCACCATAGACTATACTTGTTCCTCAAATCATATCGTGACTGGACACAGTATGTTATAGATCAGATATGGTTTGAAGATAAGACTCCATCTATGAGAGAGCTACACAGTAGATTCTATGGTTTGTTGAGGAGCATGGGTTTTCGTGCACATCACTGTCACAAAATTGAGCGTCGTGCCAAAGAAATTGTTAAAGGTGTTAAGAAGAATAATGGTTCAAAACCAGTATTAAGAAAATTAACAGCCAGGATAGACTATGAAGACTACAAATTGGATCTTGAGAATAAAGTGTTAAAAATAGCTATGCTAAATAATGAATGTGTTGTTTTGAAACTGAAATGGTATAGTTACATAAACAAGTATCTTAATAGTGATTGGAAGCTTAAGGAAATACTTGTATCTTTTAGAAACAATAATATATGGATATACTTGGTTTTTGAGAGAGAAGTTGTTTTTAGGAAGCCTAGAACTGTTATGGGTGTTGATATTAATTTTGACAACATAACATATACTATTCTGGACATGAACGGTAGACTAATGTCTATGGGTACTATACCGTTTAAAGGTTTGAGGAAGGCTCTGCATTATAAGAAGCTTGCTGAGAAATTGCAGAGAAGATATCCTAGGAATTGGAGGTTTGTAAAGTGGGTTAGAAGGGTTAGGGGTAGGTGGTTGAGGAGAGCCAAAAACATATTGAGGGATACATCACACTATGTAGCCAAGAAAATTGTAGGGATAGCTGATGAACATGATTCAGTAATAGTACTGGAGGATCTGGAAAACATTAAGAAAAACAATAGAAGTAAAAAGTTTAATTGGAGAATACATTTCTGGGCTTACCGCAGAATACAAGAATACATCTACTATAAAGCATTGATGAAGAGTATTCCTGTAGTATTTATTGATCCAAAATATACATCTAAGAAATCACCTATAGGAGGAAAACTAATTTTCTTAAACTATAAATACGTTAAACTACCAAATGGCTTTATTGTTACACGCGACATTGTTGCTTCATGGAACCTAGCACTCAAATACCTGCAGATGAAGGGCTCCAGGTGGTCTATGTGGAGCCCCAATAGCCCCCACGATGAAGGGATGAAAACCCAACCAAAGAGGGGGAAACCCATGCAAGTATCCATAATATCCAAAATAACCAAAAAATAA